ATGAGCCATTCTTCCATTAACCTCGACATCGCCAACCGCATCCCCTTGCAACCCATCGCCGAAGTGGCCTGGGAAAAACTCCAACTGGATGCGAGTCAAATCGAATTGTATGGGCGGTATAAGGCCAAAATTCCCTTAGCGTCCCTCCCGCCATTTCCGAACAAGCCGGAGAGTAAGCTTATTTTGGTGACCGCCATGAGTCCGACGACGGCTGGAGAAGGCAAGACCACGACACTCATCGGTCTGGTAGACGGCTTGAATAAGATCGGCAAACGGGCTGTGGCGGCCGTTCGGGAGCCAAGCCTGGGGCCCTGTTTCGGAATGAAGGGCGGCGGATGTGGGGGAGGGCATGCCCAGGTTGTCCCTATGACCGACATCAATTTACATTTCACTGGGGACTTTCATGCGATCACGTCTGCGCACAATATGTTGGCGGCGCTGGTAGACAATCATTTGTATTGGGGGCACAAACCCCAGATTGATCCGCGTCGGGTGACGTGGGGTCGGGTGCTGGATGTGAATGATCGGTCCCTGCGATCCGTGGTCACGGGACTTGGGGGAAAATCCAACGGATTTACCAGAGAAGCCCGGTTTGATATCACCGCAGCTTCGGAGGTCATGGCGATTCTGTGTCTGGCGACCGACCTTCAGGATCTTCAACAACGTCTCGGTCATATTAAAGTGGGGAGAACGGCCAACAAGGAAATGGTTTTTGCGAAAGATATCCAGGCGGAGGGAGCCATGACCGTGTTACTCAAGGAGGCCCTCAATCCCAATCTTGTGCAGACCCTGGAACATAATCCGGCCCTGGTTCATGGCGGTCCGTTTGGGAACATTGCCCATGGATGTAGTTCCGTCGTGGCCACCAAGGCTGCGCTGACTCTCGCGGATTACGTTGTAACCGAAGGAGGGTTTGGCGCCGATCTGGGGGCCGAGAAGTTTTTTAACATTAAATGTCGCCGATCGGGTCTCATGCCGGCATGTGCCGTGGTGGTCGGGACGATTAAGGCATTAAAACTTCATGGTGGAGCCAAGGAAAAAGAACTCGAACAGGAAGATCTGGACGCACTGCGTCAAGGGTTGCCGAATTTATTACGCCATTTGGAAAATGTGAAAAAATTCGGGGTCCCCACGGTTGTAGCCATTAACCAATTTACGAGTGATACCAAACGGGAGTTGGAACTGGTGGAACAGGCGTGCGCGGATCATGGGGTCAAAATGGCTCTGGCGAATCATTGGGCTGAAGGCGGCGCGGGTGCCGTGTGTTTGGCCGAAACCGTTCGTGAGGTCATCGAAAAGGAGCCCGCCGACTTTCGCGTGCTGTATCCTGATACGATGCCGCTGGCAGAAAAAGTGCGAATTATTGCCAAAGAGATTTACCGTGCTGAGGATGTGGAGATTCCGCCGGCTGTCCATGCCCGTTTCGCTGAACTCGAAAAAAACGGGTTCGGGCATTTCCCCATTTGTATGGCGAAGACGCAATACAGCTTTTCCACGGACCCTGCCAAAAAAGGAGCCCCGACCGGATTTACGCTTCCGGTGCGAGAGGTTCGCCTCGCGATGGGCGCAGGATTTGTGGTGGTCATTACCGGGGAGATGATGACGATGCCCGGACTTCCTCGCGTGCCGGCGGCGCAATCGATCGGCATCGACGCAAAAGGGAATATTGTGGGGTTGTTTTAGAAAGGAGCACGGGAACGTGACTGGCCGCAGGGGGTGTGCCGGTCGAGGAGATCAGTTTCCCATCCGGGCGAGCAGGGAAGCCCGTTCTTTGTCGCTGACGCAATTGTCAATCCACGGATAGAGGATTTTTTCTTCCTTCACATTGTGTGCAGTTAACACCCGAAGTAAACCTTCTTCCGCTTCCTCAGTGGTAAGGTCTCCCTCTGCAACTTTTGCCTGAATCTGTTCCAGAAAGTCCTTGATCTGCCGATGCTCATTTCGCATGACTCCGGTCGGCCCATGGTCTCTGACCATTTCCGCTTGAGCCTCAAAGACCGGAAAAAGAATTTCCTCCTCCCACCTGATATGCCGGTGCAGTCCGGTTAACAATTCTTGAAACAGTAATCGGGATTTTTGAGAATCCTGCTTCTTGAATGCTTGAAATCCGGTGAATATGTCATCCAGGCGGTCATGATCATGTCCCATAAACTCCGCAATGGTGGTGGTGGCCATACGTCCTCCTCTCTTGAAGGCGGTTTGTCCCGGATGTTCTTGGCGGATCCTGGACTGACCAGCATAACAGCGTCAAGGGGATCCACGGATCCCATCGGCCTGCCTCCCACAATCGCCTTGTGATACATTGACAAGATGCAAGCGACCAATACCTTTTCTCTCAAATCCGATTACACACCCAAAGGTGATCAAGGGAATGCGATTGCCGCGTTGACTGATGGCTTAGAGCAAGGGCTTAAGCATCAAGTGCTGTTGGGTGTCACGGGTTCGGGGAAAACCTTCACCATGGCCAATGTGATCGTCAATGTGCAAAAACCTACCCTGGTTGTGGTCCACAATAAGACGTTGGCGGCTCAGTTGTATCAGGAGTTTAAATCATTTTTTCCTGACAATGCCGTCGAATATTTTGTGAGCTATTACGACTATTATCAGCCGGAAGCCTATATTCCGACCACGGACACTTATATCGCCAAAGACTCCGCCATCAACGACACCATCGACCAGATGCGCCATGCGGCTACGACGGCGCTCCTGCAACGCAATGACATTATTATTGTGGCATCCGTGTCGTGTATTTATGGTCTGGGATCGCCGGAGGTCTATCACGACATGTTGTTATATCTGGAGCCGGGTATGGAGATTCGCCGGGAGCGCATTCTGGCCAAGCTGGTGGATATTCAATATTCGCGGAATGATCTCGAGTTGCAACGTGGGATGTTTCGGGCGCGGGGGGATGTCATTGAGATCTATCCCGCTTCGTCCGATTCGAATACGGTCCGGGTGGAATTGTTCGGCGACGAAGTGGAAGCCCTGTATGAAATCGATCCGTTGACCGGCCAGTCGTTGCGGAAGCTGCCGAAAATTGCCATCTATCCTAAGAGCCACTATGTGATTGCGCCCGATCGCTATGAACAGGCTATTACCGGCATTGAAACAGAGCTGGAAGAACGTATTGCCTACTTTCGCCGGACCAATCAATTGCTTGAAGCGCAACGGATTGAACAACGGACGAGATTTGACCTGGAGATGATTCGAACGATGGGGTATTGCCATGGGATTGAGAACTATTCCCGTCACCTGAGCGGACGGGCGCCGGGCGAGCCGCCGCCGACCCTGTTGGATTATTTCCCCAAGGATTTTTTGCTGATTGTGGACGAATCGCATGCCACCGTTCCGCAATTTGGCGGGATGTACGAGGGAGACCGTTCACGCAAAAACACCTTGGTCGAGTACGGGTTTCGCTTGCCCTCGGCGATGGATAACCGGCCCCTTAAATTTCCCGAATTTGAAAGGTGCATGAATCAGGTGGTGTATGTCTCCGCCACTCCGGGACCGTATGAACTGAAATATGCCGGCAAGGCGCTGGTTGAGCAGATCATTCGACCCACGGGCCTGATTGACCCCGTGATGGACGTGAAGCCGGCGAAAGGTCAGGTCGAACAGTTGCTCGGGGAAATCCAGCTGCGAGTGACGAAAGGGCAGCGGGTGCTGGTGACGACGTTGACCAAACGCATGGCGGAAGATCTTACCGAGTATTATCACGACCAGGGGTTAAAGGTGCGCTATCTGCATTCTGATATTAAAACGCTTGAGCGGGCCGACATCATCAGGGATTTGCGTAAGGGTGTGTTTGATGTGCTGGTCGGCATTAATTTATTGCGTGAGGGATTGGATTTGCCGGAGGTCAGTCTAGTTGCGGTGCTGGATGCGGATAAGGAAGGTTTCCTCCGGGGATATCGTGCCTTAGTACAGACAGCCGGGCGCGCCGCACGGCATCGCGAAGGCACCGTGATTTTGTATGGCGATGTGGTCACGGATTCGATGCGGAGGGCGTTGGACGAAACCGGCCGCAGACGAACCATTCAATTGGCATACAACGCCGAGCATGGGATCACGCCGGAAACGATCAAAAAACGCATCCACGATTTGGAGTACCAATTGGCGGAAGCCGATTATGTGGATGTATCGTTGGCGGCAGAAGCGGTGGCGGCATACGGGGGCGAAAAAGATTTAGAACAGAATATCGCCGCATTGGAAAAAGATATGAAGGCGGCTGCCAAGGCATTGGAATTCGAACGAGCCGCCCAGTTGCGCGATACCCTTCGTGTTCTCCGCCAAAAGCAGATCCAGGTCGGAATTTAAATCCAAACCACCGCCTTCTTTCATTCTCCCTTATTCAAATCCGGGATAGGGAACCGGTCCCTTTCCTTTTCGGTTGCCATGCCGGAAAGAGACTGTGTCGAAGGGTACGGTCGGGTCTTTTTTGAGTTAGTCTATACGTGTTTATAAACGTAAGCCCCGAGGAACATGCCCAACACGGTGAGGAGGTTCATTTTCAGGAGGAACCCGAGTGTGAATTTGATCAAGACCAAATTGACGGTCACGGGCGGGTCTAAGCCTAAGTTTAATGCCTGAATGAAAATATTTTGTACGGTGCCCTGCGGAGCCACGACCTGAAGAATTTCCCCTAAAATACTGCCTAACAGCCCGCCAATAAAAATAAATAAGAGTAAGTAGCTTCCACTCTTTTTTAACACCCGTTGCCTCCCGGCGCATGGTTGGGGATCAGGGACTTGTGTGTATGCGAACGGTGGAATGTATCAGAAATTTGCACGAAATGATGGCTGGAATGGCCCAAGAATATGCTTAGGGTAAACTGCTCAACACATTACAAGAAACATTGAATTGAGTCAAGAAATAGGCCGGCGCCAAAGGTCTGTGGCCATAAGAGAGTGTTTAGGGTAAAGCGGGTGCGACAGGGTGAGGAGCAATGGTAAATCGCATGGTGCCTAACTTATTGGCGTCATTGGCGATATACCCCACGAAGATTTCGACGCGGTATGGGCCTGGTTGCCAGGTCCCGTCCGGTGGGAAAAATTTCAGAAAGCCGCTCTCGTCTTCCGTAGCCAGATCGACGATATCCTCGTCGAGCCATTGAGGAGCATGCATGCCGGTTTCTGAGTCAGAGAACAGACGGCCAATGATTTGATAGGACGACAAATGTTCATGGACGGTAAACACCAGGTATACTGAGGTGAGGTCTGGCAGGAATGTCTCGGCTGGCCTGACGGGGATATGTGTATGACCGCCCCTGGTGGTCGGTTTGACCTCGAAACTTTCTGCGAAATCTAATCCCAGAAATACTCCACCTGGTTTTTTATCTAATGAGGGGATAAGAGGAGATTGGGAGTAATTATCATATAGGGATGGAGCATCAGAAAAGTGATCGGGCGGAGTATCATATTGGGAAAACCCATGTTGTGTATCTTTCGGTTGCAATACGGAAGGGGAGTCGGTCTGAACGGGAGAATCATTGCCCAAAGCGGTGCCGGGCATCCTAAAGAGCATGATTGATATCAAGATGCCCCACAGGAGGTTGCGCCGCATGACGAGCAATGGATGTTTCATACAGGTCTTTATGTAGAGTGTGCGTGACTCGACAATCGTGATTTCCAAAAATCTTTTCCGGCTCTTTTTAAGAATCCACGTTCTCTACCTTCGATGGCGCCATTGAGTCAAGGAGTTTCGAGCTTGCCTTGCAGCACCATGAGGTGTTTGTTAAGATTCCGGCCGATTCTACGCATTTTCATCTACTTTGTTGCCACTGGCATTTTCATTCATTCTTTCTAAGGAATATAGGTTAGAACTATGGGTGCTTCACCAAGTATGGATCCCGATGCATTGCCGCAACTCGTAGGAGATTTTCAACCGGTTGATATGTGGCAAGCTCACATTAATCGTCTATTTTACGGATTGAGGGGAAGTCGTGTTCGAGAATATTACCAAACGGTGGCTGCGGCCGA
Above is a window of Candidatus Nitrospira neomarina DNA encoding:
- a CDS encoding DUF4321 domain-containing protein — protein: MLKKSGSYLLLFIFIGGLLGSILGEILQVVAPQGTVQNIFIQALNLGLDPPVTVNLVLIKFTLGFLLKMNLLTVLGMFLGAYVYKHV
- a CDS encoding hemerythrin domain-containing protein: MATTTIAEFMGHDHDRLDDIFTGFQAFKKQDSQKSRLLFQELLTGLHRHIRWEEEILFPVFEAQAEMVRDHGPTGVMRNEHRQIKDFLEQIQAKVAEGDLTTEEAEEGLLRVLTAHNVKEEKILYPWIDNCVSDKERASLLARMGN
- a CDS encoding formate--tetrahydrofolate ligase encodes the protein MSHSSINLDIANRIPLQPIAEVAWEKLQLDASQIELYGRYKAKIPLASLPPFPNKPESKLILVTAMSPTTAGEGKTTTLIGLVDGLNKIGKRAVAAVREPSLGPCFGMKGGGCGGGHAQVVPMTDINLHFTGDFHAITSAHNMLAALVDNHLYWGHKPQIDPRRVTWGRVLDVNDRSLRSVVTGLGGKSNGFTREARFDITAASEVMAILCLATDLQDLQQRLGHIKVGRTANKEMVFAKDIQAEGAMTVLLKEALNPNLVQTLEHNPALVHGGPFGNIAHGCSSVVATKAALTLADYVVTEGGFGADLGAEKFFNIKCRRSGLMPACAVVVGTIKALKLHGGAKEKELEQEDLDALRQGLPNLLRHLENVKKFGVPTVVAINQFTSDTKRELELVEQACADHGVKMALANHWAEGGAGAVCLAETVREVIEKEPADFRVLYPDTMPLAEKVRIIAKEIYRAEDVEIPPAVHARFAELEKNGFGHFPICMAKTQYSFSTDPAKKGAPTGFTLPVREVRLAMGAGFVVVITGEMMTMPGLPRVPAAQSIGIDAKGNIVGLF
- the uvrB gene encoding excinuclease ABC subunit UvrB, with the translated sequence MQATNTFSLKSDYTPKGDQGNAIAALTDGLEQGLKHQVLLGVTGSGKTFTMANVIVNVQKPTLVVVHNKTLAAQLYQEFKSFFPDNAVEYFVSYYDYYQPEAYIPTTDTYIAKDSAINDTIDQMRHAATTALLQRNDIIIVASVSCIYGLGSPEVYHDMLLYLEPGMEIRRERILAKLVDIQYSRNDLELQRGMFRARGDVIEIYPASSDSNTVRVELFGDEVEALYEIDPLTGQSLRKLPKIAIYPKSHYVIAPDRYEQAITGIETELEERIAYFRRTNQLLEAQRIEQRTRFDLEMIRTMGYCHGIENYSRHLSGRAPGEPPPTLLDYFPKDFLLIVDESHATVPQFGGMYEGDRSRKNTLVEYGFRLPSAMDNRPLKFPEFERCMNQVVYVSATPGPYELKYAGKALVEQIIRPTGLIDPVMDVKPAKGQVEQLLGEIQLRVTKGQRVLVTTLTKRMAEDLTEYYHDQGLKVRYLHSDIKTLERADIIRDLRKGVFDVLVGINLLREGLDLPEVSLVAVLDADKEGFLRGYRALVQTAGRAARHREGTVILYGDVVTDSMRRALDETGRRRTIQLAYNAEHGITPETIKKRIHDLEYQLAEADYVDVSLAAEAVAAYGGEKDLEQNIAALEKDMKAAAKALEFERAAQLRDTLRVLRQKQIQVGI